A DNA window from Camelina sativa cultivar DH55 chromosome 17, Cs, whole genome shotgun sequence contains the following coding sequences:
- the LOC104757905 gene encoding uncharacterized protein LOC104757905, which translates to MPSKNYHYSSSSFSSSSSSSSQLSTPRALFQNGPSQAISKSPLWDVEEVKCSLGSSMPKSDEELKGEIDELETEILKLERYLLSLYRSSFGDYLPALLSPDKSSLPPFKTELHNDRASSVSAKSVSSSFKRLSQTDKIKRSDSGNPSLADLLGLSTLSPNKLSEEILRIICVIYFKLSDNGHNRFVKNSKNDECGQELGVVVHKLYVDDDNLKSIESMLQNFRSLVQKLEKVDLARMDREEKLAFWINIHNALVMHAYIVYGLGEDTTIKMVLKAAFNIGGEWVNAYDIQSLIMGTRPCHSPSRLWTLFSPSKSSKTSNGGHTYVLDYAEPLLHFALSAGTSTDPMVRVYTAEGIFQELRQARDEFIQTSIGFEKETRILLPKIVYNYAKDTSLDMAELYNTISECLTEKQRTTMRRIVKKKQDRSIRWISHDSNFRYIIHSELVRGSL; encoded by the exons ATGCCGTCCAAGAATTATCattattcatcttcttctttttcttcttcttcttcatcttcttctcagctAAGTACTCCAAG AGCATTATTTCAAAATGGACCGTCTCAAGCCATTTCT AAATCTCCTCTCTGGGATGTTGAGGAGGTGAAGTGCAGCCTTGGTTCCTCAATGCCTAAG TCTGACGAAGAACTAAAGGGGGAGATTGATGAGCTCGAGACAGAGATCTTAAAGTTGGAGCGGTATCTTCTCTCGCTCTACAGATCATCTTTCGGAGATTATTTGCCTGCATTATTGTCACCAGATAAGTCTTCACTCCCTCCATTTAAGACCGAACTTCACAATGACCGGGCCTCTTCTGTCTCTGCTAAGTCTGTCTCATCCAGCTTCAAACGCTTGTCCCAAACA GACAAGATAAAAAGATCTGACTCTGGTAACCCGAGTTTGGCTGATCTTCTTGGTCTTAGCACTCTTAGTCCCAATAAACTCTCTGAAGAGATTTTAAGAATTATTTGTGTGATATACTTCAAACTATCAGACAATGGACATAACAGATTTGTAAAGAACTCAAAGAATGATGAGTGTGGACAGGAACTTGGAGTTGTTGTCCATAAGCTTTACGTAGACGATGACAATTTAAAGTCTATAGAGAGCATGCTTCAGAATTTCAG ATCGTTGGTGCAAAAGCTTGAGAAAGTTGATCTGGCAAGGATGGATAGGGAAGAGAAGCTTGCTTTTTGGATCAACATTCATAATGCTTTGGTGATGCAC GCATATATAGTATATGGACTTGGTGAAGATACAACAATCAAAATGGTCTTGAAG GCAGCGTTTAACATAGGTGGGGAGTGGGTAAATGCGTACGATATCCAGAGTTTGATAATGGGCACTCGTCCATGCCATTCACCATCA CGTTTATGGACGCTGTTTTCACCGTCTAAGAGTTCGAAGACGAGTAACGGTGGACACACTTATGTGTTGGACTATGCCGAACCACTTCTTCATTTTGCCCTCTCTGCCGGAACATCAACAGATCCAATG GTCCGAGTTTATACAGCAGAAGGAATCTTTCAAGAACTTAGGCAAGCAAGAGACGAATTCATCCAAACAAGTATTGGTTTTGAGAAAGAGACAAGGATTCTATTGCCAAAGATCGTATACAACTACGCGAAGGATACTTCTCTCGACATGGCTGAACTCTACAATACAATATCAGAGTGCCtaacagagaaacaaagaacaacgaTGAGACgaattgtaaagaaaaagcaAGATAGAAGTATTCGTTGGATTAGCCATGACTCCAACTTCCGTTATATCATCCATTCGGAACTCGTCAGAGGGAGTCTATGA
- the LOC104757906 gene encoding uncharacterized protein At1g76660-like isoform X2, whose amino-acid sequence MVMANRLPLRERVRRKRWVGCFKVLSCFGTKKGERRIVPASRIPEGNVATGRHHQSNQPQSTTGLSNQATSMLAPPSSPASFSHSAAPSTMQSPNCQLSLSANSPGGPSSAMFATGPYAHETQLVSPPVFSTYTTEPSTAPLTPPPELAHHLTTPSSPEVPYARFLTSSTADLKKTEKGVYVSANDLHATYALYPGSPASGLRSPISRTLGGDGRCSSFPERDFLPQWDPLASPRSGKCSRSDSTYAQTPETNNTPKASQGSNFFCPDTFARYYLDHDAPFSQTGGRLSVSKDSDVYPTSGNGQRISKHDMEELEAYRASFGFSADEVIATSQYVEITHLNDGSFTMRPRSALDATSPNCNIKAASEGEGLNFYCSEANLDLQKSEDNRSNLQEPLEFYNDHMQRQLEHISVSSTPGNGGQAKTSRKYKMGLCSSDAEIDYRRSGRSKGDFVWHD is encoded by the exons ATGGTAATGGCGAATAGGCTTCCTCTTCGAGAACGGGTACGG AGGAAGCGGTGGGTTGGGTGTTTTAAAGTGTTGTCTTGTTTTGGTACGAAAAAAGGAGAGAGGCGTATTGTGCCAGCTTCTCGAATACCTGAAGGGAATGTTGCAACTGGTCgtcatcatcaatcaaatcaacCTCAGTCAACGACGGGATTGAGTAACCAAGCTACATCAATGCTTGCTCCACCTTCCTCTCCAGCTTCTTTCTCACATTCTGCTGCTCCTTCGACAATGCAATCGCCAAATTGCCAGCTTTCGTTATCTGCTAACTCTCCTGGTGGTCCTTCATCCGCAATGTTTGCAACAGGGCCTTATGCTCATGAGACCCAATTGGTTTCACCACCGGTTTTCTCGACCTATACCACGGAGCCATCTACTGCTCCTTTGACTCCACCTCCTGAGTTAGCACATCATCTCACCACTCCTTCGTCACCTGAAGTACCTTATGCTCGGTTCTTGACTTCTTCTACTGCTGATctcaagaaaacagagaaaggtGTTTACGTTTCTGCCAACGATCTTCATGCAACATACGCGCTGTACCCTGGCAGCCCTGCAAGCGGTCTTAGGTCACCAATCTCAAGGACCTTGGGGGGCGATGGTCGATGCTCATCTTTTCCCGAGCGTGACTTCTTACCGCAATGGGATCCTTTGGCTTCTCCAAGATCAGGCAAATGTTCAAGGAGTGACTCTACTTATGCACAGACACCTGAGACTAACAATACTCCAAAGGCATCTCAAGGTTCTAATTTCTTCTGTCCTGACACATTTGCTCGATACTACCTTGACCATGATGCTCCCTTTTCTCAAACTGGTGGAAGACTAAGTGTTTCAAAGGACTCGGATGTTTATCCAACTAGTGGGAATGGTCAACGTATTTCCAAGCATGATATGGAAGAACTCGAAGCATACAGAGCTTCCTTTGGTTTCAGTGCAGATGAAGTCATCGCGACAAGCCAATATGTGGAGATCACACATCTGAACGATGGCTCCTTCACCATGAGGCCACGTAGTGCCTTGGATGCAACTTCACCAAACTGTAATATAAAGGCTGCATCAGAAGGTGAAGGGCTTAATTTTTATTGCTCGGAGGCTAACTTGGACCTGCAAAAAAGTGAAGATAATAGAAGCAACTTACAAGAGCCCCTCGAGTTTTACAATG ATCATATGCAGCGGCAACTTGAGCACATATCGGTATCAAGCACGCCGGGAAATGGAGGTCAAGCAAAGACAAGCAGAAAGTACAAGATGGGTCTGTGCAGTTCGGATGCAGAAATCGATTATAGAAGAAGTGGACGAAGCAAAGGAGATTTTGTATGGCATGACTAG
- the LOC104757906 gene encoding uncharacterized protein At1g76660-like isoform X3: MVMANRLPLRERRKRWVGCFKVLSCFGTKKGERRIVPASRIPEGNVATGRHHQSNQPQSTTGLSNQATSMLAPPSSPASFSHSAAPSTMQSPNCQLSLSANSPGGPSSAMFATGPYAHETQLVSPPVFSTYTTEPSTAPLTPPPELAHHLTTPSSPEVPYARFLTSSTADLKKTEKGVYVSANDLHATYALYPGSPASGLRSPISRTLGGDGRCSSFPERDFLPQWDPLASPRSGKCSRSDSTYAQTPETNNTPKASQGSNFFCPDTFARYYLDHDAPFSQTGGRLSVSKDSDVYPTSGNGQRISKHDMEELEAYRASFGFSADEVIATSQYVEITHLNDGSFTMRPRSALDATSPNCNIKAASEGEGLNFYCSEANLDLQKSEDNRSNLQEPLEFYNADHMQRQLEHISVSSTPGNGGQAKTSRKYKMGLCSSDAEIDYRRSGRSKGDFVWHD; encoded by the exons ATGGTAATGGCGAATAGGCTTCCTCTTCGAGAACGG AGGAAGCGGTGGGTTGGGTGTTTTAAAGTGTTGTCTTGTTTTGGTACGAAAAAAGGAGAGAGGCGTATTGTGCCAGCTTCTCGAATACCTGAAGGGAATGTTGCAACTGGTCgtcatcatcaatcaaatcaacCTCAGTCAACGACGGGATTGAGTAACCAAGCTACATCAATGCTTGCTCCACCTTCCTCTCCAGCTTCTTTCTCACATTCTGCTGCTCCTTCGACAATGCAATCGCCAAATTGCCAGCTTTCGTTATCTGCTAACTCTCCTGGTGGTCCTTCATCCGCAATGTTTGCAACAGGGCCTTATGCTCATGAGACCCAATTGGTTTCACCACCGGTTTTCTCGACCTATACCACGGAGCCATCTACTGCTCCTTTGACTCCACCTCCTGAGTTAGCACATCATCTCACCACTCCTTCGTCACCTGAAGTACCTTATGCTCGGTTCTTGACTTCTTCTACTGCTGATctcaagaaaacagagaaaggtGTTTACGTTTCTGCCAACGATCTTCATGCAACATACGCGCTGTACCCTGGCAGCCCTGCAAGCGGTCTTAGGTCACCAATCTCAAGGACCTTGGGGGGCGATGGTCGATGCTCATCTTTTCCCGAGCGTGACTTCTTACCGCAATGGGATCCTTTGGCTTCTCCAAGATCAGGCAAATGTTCAAGGAGTGACTCTACTTATGCACAGACACCTGAGACTAACAATACTCCAAAGGCATCTCAAGGTTCTAATTTCTTCTGTCCTGACACATTTGCTCGATACTACCTTGACCATGATGCTCCCTTTTCTCAAACTGGTGGAAGACTAAGTGTTTCAAAGGACTCGGATGTTTATCCAACTAGTGGGAATGGTCAACGTATTTCCAAGCATGATATGGAAGAACTCGAAGCATACAGAGCTTCCTTTGGTTTCAGTGCAGATGAAGTCATCGCGACAAGCCAATATGTGGAGATCACACATCTGAACGATGGCTCCTTCACCATGAGGCCACGTAGTGCCTTGGATGCAACTTCACCAAACTGTAATATAAAGGCTGCATCAGAAGGTGAAGGGCTTAATTTTTATTGCTCGGAGGCTAACTTGGACCTGCAAAAAAGTGAAGATAATAGAAGCAACTTACAAGAGCCCCTCGAGTTTTACAATG CAGATCATATGCAGCGGCAACTTGAGCACATATCGGTATCAAGCACGCCGGGAAATGGAGGTCAAGCAAAGACAAGCAGAAAGTACAAGATGGGTCTGTGCAGTTCGGATGCAGAAATCGATTATAGAAGAAGTGGACGAAGCAAAGGAGATTTTGTATGGCATGACTAG
- the LOC104757906 gene encoding uncharacterized protein At1g76660-like isoform X1: MVMANRLPLRERVRRKRWVGCFKVLSCFGTKKGERRIVPASRIPEGNVATGRHHQSNQPQSTTGLSNQATSMLAPPSSPASFSHSAAPSTMQSPNCQLSLSANSPGGPSSAMFATGPYAHETQLVSPPVFSTYTTEPSTAPLTPPPELAHHLTTPSSPEVPYARFLTSSTADLKKTEKGVYVSANDLHATYALYPGSPASGLRSPISRTLGGDGRCSSFPERDFLPQWDPLASPRSGKCSRSDSTYAQTPETNNTPKASQGSNFFCPDTFARYYLDHDAPFSQTGGRLSVSKDSDVYPTSGNGQRISKHDMEELEAYRASFGFSADEVIATSQYVEITHLNDGSFTMRPRSALDATSPNCNIKAASEGEGLNFYCSEANLDLQKSEDNRSNLQEPLEFYNADHMQRQLEHISVSSTPGNGGQAKTSRKYKMGLCSSDAEIDYRRSGRSKGDFVWHD; encoded by the exons ATGGTAATGGCGAATAGGCTTCCTCTTCGAGAACGGGTACGG AGGAAGCGGTGGGTTGGGTGTTTTAAAGTGTTGTCTTGTTTTGGTACGAAAAAAGGAGAGAGGCGTATTGTGCCAGCTTCTCGAATACCTGAAGGGAATGTTGCAACTGGTCgtcatcatcaatcaaatcaacCTCAGTCAACGACGGGATTGAGTAACCAAGCTACATCAATGCTTGCTCCACCTTCCTCTCCAGCTTCTTTCTCACATTCTGCTGCTCCTTCGACAATGCAATCGCCAAATTGCCAGCTTTCGTTATCTGCTAACTCTCCTGGTGGTCCTTCATCCGCAATGTTTGCAACAGGGCCTTATGCTCATGAGACCCAATTGGTTTCACCACCGGTTTTCTCGACCTATACCACGGAGCCATCTACTGCTCCTTTGACTCCACCTCCTGAGTTAGCACATCATCTCACCACTCCTTCGTCACCTGAAGTACCTTATGCTCGGTTCTTGACTTCTTCTACTGCTGATctcaagaaaacagagaaaggtGTTTACGTTTCTGCCAACGATCTTCATGCAACATACGCGCTGTACCCTGGCAGCCCTGCAAGCGGTCTTAGGTCACCAATCTCAAGGACCTTGGGGGGCGATGGTCGATGCTCATCTTTTCCCGAGCGTGACTTCTTACCGCAATGGGATCCTTTGGCTTCTCCAAGATCAGGCAAATGTTCAAGGAGTGACTCTACTTATGCACAGACACCTGAGACTAACAATACTCCAAAGGCATCTCAAGGTTCTAATTTCTTCTGTCCTGACACATTTGCTCGATACTACCTTGACCATGATGCTCCCTTTTCTCAAACTGGTGGAAGACTAAGTGTTTCAAAGGACTCGGATGTTTATCCAACTAGTGGGAATGGTCAACGTATTTCCAAGCATGATATGGAAGAACTCGAAGCATACAGAGCTTCCTTTGGTTTCAGTGCAGATGAAGTCATCGCGACAAGCCAATATGTGGAGATCACACATCTGAACGATGGCTCCTTCACCATGAGGCCACGTAGTGCCTTGGATGCAACTTCACCAAACTGTAATATAAAGGCTGCATCAGAAGGTGAAGGGCTTAATTTTTATTGCTCGGAGGCTAACTTGGACCTGCAAAAAAGTGAAGATAATAGAAGCAACTTACAAGAGCCCCTCGAGTTTTACAATG CAGATCATATGCAGCGGCAACTTGAGCACATATCGGTATCAAGCACGCCGGGAAATGGAGGTCAAGCAAAGACAAGCAGAAAGTACAAGATGGGTCTGTGCAGTTCGGATGCAGAAATCGATTATAGAAGAAGTGGACGAAGCAAAGGAGATTTTGTATGGCATGACTAG
- the LOC109130252 gene encoding uncharacterized protein LOC109130252, with protein MSIEEEEDKPLVLSNLPQFYSSERNVRSLIGRFLNPDYQRMSNWILEMPRIWRLYNRVRGVALSRDRFQFIFKYDEDINEILKTGVWTQDDWGVVMERWVADPPANYLMFLPVWIRLRNLPVNHYTKDTIGEIAGCVGQVLELPFDEKEAQSKDYVRVRILLDVSKGLKNFKELQLPNGSLVKIGIDYERVRKRCFQCQRLTHDKSRCPFAQLDITARDCSSTNLLAEAITSDVRDPKILSLKIPQQSASQDLTRVFIKGKGIDLHDKDILTAECSSPKLLADAIKANVMNQKISSFEAPPQSLPQGNSFYCSPSALYSSGLEATSSKSLHQKLPTAKRPRSWLKNTKDRKRKNLKSRDISLDNQMEVSEKNLIQEQGNGLAKSL; from the coding sequence ATgtcaattgaagaagaagaggataaacCTCTGGTTTTATCTAACCTTCCTCAGTTTTACTCTTCTGAAAGAAACGTACGAAGCTTAATTGGTCGTTTTCTAAACCCTGACTATCAACGTATGTCTAATTGGATTTTAGAGATGCCAAGGATTTGGAGATTATATAATAGAGTCAGAGGTGTTGCCTTATCAAGAGATCGTTTTCAATTCATTTTCAAATATGATGAggatataaatgaaatattgaaGACTGGGGTGTGGACTCAAGATGATTGGGGAGTTGTCATGGAAAGATGGGTAGCAGACCCTCCTGCAAATTATCTGATGTTTCTACCTGTATGGATTAGACTCCGTAATTTACCAGTGAATCATTATACGAAGGATACTATTGGAGAAATTGCTGGTTGTGTTGGTCAAGTTCTAGAGTTGCCTTTTGATGAGAAGGAGGCTCAAAGCAAGGACTATGTTCGGGTCAGGATCTTACTTGATGTTTCAAAGGGGCTGAAGAACTTCAAAGAACTTCAACTTCCAAACGGATCACTTGTCAAGATTGGTATTGATTATGAGAGAGTTCGCAAAAGATGTTTTCAGTGCCAACGGTTGACTCATGATAAGAGTAGATGTCCTTTTGCTCAGTTAGATATTACAGCTAGAGATTGTTCATCAACGAATTTACTAGCTGAGGCAATCACTTCTGATGTGCGGGATCCGAAGATTTTGAGCCTTAAAATTCCTCAGCAAAGCGCATCTCAAGATCTTACAAGGGTTTTCATTAAAGGCAAGGGGATAGATCTTCATGATAAAGATATTTTAACTGCAGAATGTTCCTCACCAAAACTTTTAGCTGATGCAATCAAAGCTAATGTGATGAATCAGAAGATCTCGAGCTTTGAAGCTCCTCCTCAAAGCTTGCCTCAAGGTAATTCTTTTTATTGCTCTCCTTCAGCCTTATACTCGAGTGGTTTAGAGGCTACCTCCTCAAAGAGTTTGCACCAGAAATTACCCACTGCTAAAAGACCAAGATCATGGTTAAAAAATACTAAggatagaaaaaggaaaaatctaaaatctcgAGATATTTCACTAGATAATCAGATGGAGGTTAGTGAAAAGAATCTAATTCAGGAACAAGGGAATGGATTGGCCAAAAGTCTCTAG
- the LOC104757907 gene encoding uncharacterized protein At4g02000-like — protein sequence MSDELWNDLQYMDLGRDDPELFIPHTTYAGVLARNRLSLIGRTLNPREQDLRRVIFYLPHHWGVATRVHGRILADSYVQFLFQSEVDLFMVLRRGPWVFGNWFVALQRWEDFPEMDFLTSIDLWVQIRGIPLPYVSEASVTYIAKTLGEVVYLDFNEETSKQIDFIRVKIGIGITDRLRFFRKVRFESGEGAMIGFEYENLKKICTNCSRFNHDSAHCPYFVPPVDLDDILEVPAAQVFKVGEGSNIFSFRDEKPSSQSSELSTSSLISQPPRPTNPAPNLEEFLTAHPLRTSFSSSSDFLGASLKVKNDSREKDKVNYDDGECSKRRKGKQVQSETERNTRPRWRAWFITIDGCCFSLSYI from the coding sequence ATGTCGGATGAGTTGTGGAATGACTTGCAATACATGGATTTGGGGAGAGATGACCCAGAACTGTTTATTCCTCATACGACTTACGCTGGTGTGTTAGCTAGAAACCGGCTCAGCTTGATTGGGAGAACTCTTAATCCCAGAGAACAAGACCTTAGGCGTGTGATCTTCTATCTACCGCATCATTGGGGTGTAGCTACGAGGGTTCATGGAAGAATATTAGCTGACAGTTACGTTCAGTTCTTATTCCAGTCCGAGGTTGATCTTTTTATGGTTCTACGAAGAGGACCCTGGGTGTTTGGCAACTGGTTTGTTGCTTTGCAAAGGTGGGAAGACTTTCCGGAGATGGATTTCCTTACTAGTATTGATCTTTGGGTCCAAATTCGAGGTATTCCTCTACCTTATGTTTCCGAAGCCTCTGTTACGTATATTGCTAAAACTTTGGGGGAGGTTGTCTATCTGGACTTTAATGAAGAGACTTCGAAGCAGATTGATTTCATCAGAGTTAAAATAGGAATTGGAATTACAGATCGTCTGCGTTTTTTCAGAAAAGTCCGATTTGAATCAGGGGAAGGAGCTATGATAGGCTTTGAGTACGAAAACCTCAAAAAGATTTGTACTAACTGTTCTCGCTTCAACCATGATTCTGCCCACTGTCCATATTTTGTTCCACCTGTTGATCTTGATGATATCCTTGAGGTTCCAGCTGCTCAGGTTTTTAAAGTAGGAGAGGGTTCCAACATCTTTAGCTTTCGTGACGAGAAACCTTCATCTCAAAGTTCGGAGCTTTCCACTTCCTCTCTCATATCACAGCCACCAAGACCTACTAATCCTGCTCCCAATCTGGAGGAATTCTTAACTGCTCACCCCCTCAGAACTAGCTTTTCCTCAAGCTCAGACTTCCTAGGAGCCTCATTAAAAGTTAAGAACGACAGCAGAGAGAAAGACAAAGTTAACTATGACGATGGAGAGTGTTCTAAACGCAGGAAAGGCAAACAGGTTCAgtcagaaacagagagaaacacTCGCCCACGATGGAGAGCATGGTTTATCACCATTGATGGTTGTTGCTTTagtttgtcatatatataa